Proteins encoded in a region of the Paenibacillus sp. E222 genome:
- a CDS encoding glycosyl hydrolase family 28-related protein has product MNKRLRLGARCTISVLLTIVMLCSGLYITPATTHAAAEREDITEQGDVHLNDVSPDSVSITLGETPVQQGITARPGDGPSAGLQVGISDGKAYWKTNQTVNPTNPADNILYFYFNVADEYLFENTDQDVFVTVEYYDIQSGAMSLQYDSKQSNFKDAPLFRYENTGTWKTHTFKLSDVNFGNRTHEADFRIGVSGAGAPANNPELHLAKVTVHKQPQQQSGTQTKVYDTEFPTSDIVIADRSVTDYGAIGDGVSDDTQAFKEALAIAGNQGGGVVFVPSGTYKLTGELVIPTGVTLRGDWGNPDEHGGLVKGTILAVYGGKGQANGNSFIKMEPSSGVTHVSIWYPEQNMNNPVAYPWTMEQLPGDSATVKNVTLVNAYQGIKIGPEWNELHYVKDVYGTTLKTGIFLDFTTDIGRLEGLHLSPDVWANSGLPGAPERSQLREYMIQQSEGIVMGRSDWEYMSNIHISGYKTGIRITTRTGSLETANAQLYKIQIDDCNVALKIEGVNDYGLLVTDSQFEASAGPNPVAIYATEGFHSIAQFNSVTVGGEPKHAVVNEGRGTLSFESSSFENWSEGSGDYAIVAKSGSLILGSSTFAKPDRHLLLQGDVATINAIHSGYEGNLAVNDESTSAELNIHQEENLVLETIPNVPSVDIAVQPKPGTRELFNVVSQPYLADNTGNTDSSQAIQQALNDAEAAGGGTVYMPAGIYRVEQALVVPTAVELRGNYDVPHHTIGNGTVIFTNYGENAPDADAFIQLEEAAGLRGLSVYYDQQTWSDANPVKPYAWTVQGQGKNVYLIDTTLVNPYQAVDFGNHDTSGHYIDYVAGSPLKEGIYLGGGSDGGYMRNVQFNPHYYGRNNYPNHPSNDEEFNQIWNYQKENLDAFRIGDVTNQVIFNTFVYGSKYGIHFEEQNGRGPEGVVIGHGTDGSKKGAVLQHAGTAGLSFINTELVSMSTTDKVYVEVGPDFGSKAVFFNTSMWGDTTRSFDIHGGDIRIQQGNFTNVGEIGINAIGGDITLYNSYFQQPRTNHVVAGPNIEKMVISNNLFNGGFQMENEAPPGKVTGTNLFPLALKLNQLGYDPSRPGDPGSTLTLTNVAGEALLQGQIELIEPSVYKAMFKPVRFEGLGIGKSMDVALPYISSDLLKFRVTLENGFRYETSVKLSQSFAAQKDAVGTLPFIEVSSPDHYNSVGGSWGGPNDLSIQAKASWDAENLVLKVDVKDDIHHQSNTNGDIWQGDSLQLGIDLGKKDGAASKQVNELGFALNQEGVVTKWRWRAPEGVATGLLESASANITRDETTHITHYQITLPFAALHQEGYSFQPDKPIGFALLVNENDGEGRSGFMEFNGGIGTSKDARLFGNLYLLTGDYVTLLEQSAEASVHAAEQKKDVTSIDTAANFVTLLPGGTLKSSLLVRLAALTSGSNPNPGGPNPQPGSGSGSQPSAGGGSTTGGKNEPTPAASGAAMQLQPKLDKAAALATAELTNKMMEDAFNRITPDQDGKKKLIVDIESVDGAAGYALTLPSSFFQETPSTHWLEMRTAWGVLLVPSHLLANTQGTIGERITLVLSKAERSSWSDKLKSDLGERPAISLSVISDGKSVAWQNTITPITVNLPYQPNVTELLDPEKLAVRRIADDGQMIPIPNGKFNKKSEQMIFKTRQNGVYAITQDNRTFQDIQQLSWARHAIEVLVSKGVIRGMSEAEYQPQTMIRRADFVTLLTNALELQSDQGTKVERFADVPEHVYYEQSVNIARTLGIIQGAGADRFSPSSPITREEAAVMIYRAMQVIGMQPLPEGESGLNDYKDAHLIKAYARDAIDSLTRSTIMEGSNGSFHPQDTMTRAETAVLLYRLYNRLP; this is encoded by the coding sequence GTGAACAAACGATTAAGGTTAGGTGCCAGGTGTACCATTTCAGTGCTGTTGACGATTGTCATGTTATGTTCAGGGCTATACATCACACCAGCAACCACACACGCGGCAGCAGAGAGAGAAGATATTACTGAACAGGGAGACGTCCATCTAAATGATGTGTCACCTGACTCAGTAAGTATTACGTTGGGGGAAACTCCTGTGCAGCAGGGCATAACGGCTCGTCCCGGCGATGGACCTTCAGCAGGGCTTCAAGTGGGGATATCTGACGGCAAGGCGTATTGGAAAACCAATCAGACGGTGAATCCAACAAATCCAGCCGATAACATCCTGTATTTTTACTTTAATGTTGCGGATGAATATTTGTTTGAAAATACCGATCAGGACGTGTTCGTCACTGTTGAATATTACGATATCCAAAGTGGAGCGATGTCTCTGCAATACGATTCGAAGCAATCCAATTTCAAGGATGCACCTTTGTTCCGGTATGAAAATACGGGAACCTGGAAGACACATACCTTCAAGCTCAGCGATGTCAATTTCGGTAACCGCACTCATGAGGCGGATTTCCGGATCGGGGTTAGCGGCGCAGGGGCACCAGCCAACAATCCGGAACTTCATCTGGCGAAAGTAACCGTCCATAAGCAGCCTCAGCAGCAGTCGGGTACTCAGACCAAGGTCTATGATACGGAATTCCCTACATCAGATATCGTCATTGCAGATCGGAGCGTAACCGATTATGGAGCAATAGGGGACGGTGTCTCGGACGATACTCAAGCATTCAAAGAAGCGCTGGCAATAGCCGGAAATCAAGGTGGCGGAGTTGTGTTCGTACCATCTGGAACCTATAAATTAACCGGAGAGCTGGTTATTCCAACAGGCGTTACGCTTCGCGGAGATTGGGGGAATCCCGACGAGCATGGCGGGTTAGTCAAAGGTACAATCCTTGCTGTATATGGCGGCAAAGGTCAAGCTAACGGGAACAGCTTCATAAAGATGGAGCCTTCCAGTGGGGTAACACATGTGTCGATCTGGTATCCCGAACAGAATATGAATAACCCGGTGGCCTATCCATGGACGATGGAACAACTTCCAGGTGACAGTGCCACGGTGAAAAATGTAACACTCGTCAATGCATACCAAGGGATTAAGATTGGCCCGGAATGGAACGAACTTCATTACGTGAAGGATGTATACGGCACCACACTGAAAACCGGTATCTTTCTGGATTTCACAACAGACATTGGGAGACTGGAAGGGCTTCACCTGTCCCCGGATGTATGGGCGAACTCTGGTTTGCCAGGAGCACCTGAACGGTCTCAATTGCGTGAATATATGATACAGCAATCCGAAGGTATTGTAATGGGGCGCTCGGATTGGGAGTATATGTCGAATATTCATATCTCGGGTTATAAGACAGGGATACGAATCACGACAAGAACAGGAAGCCTTGAAACAGCCAATGCGCAGCTGTACAAAATTCAGATCGACGACTGCAACGTAGCGCTGAAGATTGAAGGCGTCAATGATTATGGATTGCTGGTAACAGACAGTCAATTCGAAGCAAGTGCTGGTCCGAATCCTGTTGCCATTTATGCAACGGAAGGCTTTCACTCCATTGCCCAGTTTAACAGCGTAACAGTGGGCGGGGAGCCCAAACATGCGGTTGTGAATGAAGGGCGTGGAACGTTGTCCTTTGAGAGCAGTTCTTTTGAGAATTGGAGTGAAGGAAGCGGAGATTACGCCATAGTTGCCAAAAGTGGTTCGCTTATACTGGGTAGTTCTACCTTCGCCAAGCCGGATCGGCACCTGCTTCTTCAGGGAGATGTGGCAACAATTAATGCCATACATTCCGGATACGAAGGCAACCTTGCAGTGAACGATGAAAGTACCTCGGCGGAACTGAACATCCATCAGGAAGAAAATTTGGTGTTGGAAACCATCCCTAATGTTCCTTCAGTGGATATTGCAGTGCAGCCCAAGCCGGGTACTCGCGAATTGTTTAACGTAGTGAGCCAGCCCTATTTGGCTGATAACACAGGGAATACGGATTCATCCCAAGCTATTCAACAGGCATTGAATGATGCCGAAGCAGCAGGTGGAGGAACGGTCTATATGCCGGCTGGCATATACCGCGTTGAACAGGCTTTGGTGGTCCCGACTGCCGTAGAACTGCGGGGCAATTATGATGTACCTCATCATACGATCGGGAACGGAACCGTTATCTTTACGAACTATGGAGAAAATGCTCCGGATGCCGATGCCTTCATTCAGCTAGAGGAAGCAGCAGGATTACGCGGATTATCCGTCTATTACGATCAACAAACATGGTCTGATGCCAATCCGGTGAAGCCTTATGCCTGGACTGTGCAAGGTCAAGGGAAAAACGTATACCTGATCGATACAACCTTGGTTAATCCTTATCAGGCTGTCGACTTTGGCAACCATGATACAAGTGGTCATTATATCGATTATGTAGCGGGATCACCGCTCAAGGAAGGCATATATCTTGGTGGCGGGTCAGACGGAGGATACATGCGGAATGTGCAGTTCAATCCGCATTATTATGGTCGGAACAATTATCCGAATCATCCATCGAATGATGAAGAATTTAATCAAATTTGGAATTATCAAAAAGAGAATCTGGACGCCTTCCGTATTGGGGATGTTACCAATCAGGTTATTTTTAATACATTTGTATACGGATCAAAGTACGGTATTCATTTTGAAGAACAGAATGGAAGAGGGCCCGAAGGTGTCGTTATTGGTCATGGTACGGATGGCAGTAAAAAGGGAGCCGTATTACAACATGCGGGAACAGCTGGTCTTTCGTTTATCAATACAGAGCTTGTTTCCATGAGTACAACAGACAAGGTATACGTGGAGGTTGGGCCAGACTTTGGTTCCAAAGCGGTGTTCTTCAATACGTCCATGTGGGGAGACACAACAAGATCCTTTGATATTCACGGAGGAGATATCCGCATACAGCAGGGGAACTTCACAAACGTTGGTGAAATCGGTATTAACGCAATCGGTGGTGATATTACCCTCTACAATTCCTATTTTCAACAGCCACGTACGAATCATGTGGTTGCTGGTCCAAACATAGAGAAGATGGTAATATCCAACAACCTGTTTAATGGCGGTTTTCAGATGGAGAATGAAGCCCCTCCTGGAAAAGTGACGGGTACCAATCTGTTTCCTTTGGCACTCAAACTGAACCAGCTTGGGTATGATCCATCCAGACCAGGTGATCCCGGAAGCACGCTGACTTTGACTAATGTTGCAGGTGAGGCTTTACTTCAAGGGCAGATCGAACTGATTGAACCGAGTGTGTATAAGGCGATGTTTAAGCCAGTACGATTCGAGGGGCTGGGCATTGGGAAAAGCATGGATGTGGCGCTTCCCTATATATCAAGTGACTTGCTCAAATTCAGAGTAACGCTTGAAAACGGATTCCGTTATGAGACTTCAGTCAAACTGTCACAATCCTTTGCGGCACAAAAAGATGCTGTTGGAACGCTGCCATTCATTGAGGTTTCCAGTCCCGATCATTACAACAGTGTCGGTGGAAGCTGGGGAGGTCCGAATGACCTCAGCATTCAAGCTAAAGCAAGTTGGGATGCGGAAAATTTGGTTCTCAAGGTGGACGTCAAGGACGATATTCACCATCAATCCAATACCAATGGCGATATATGGCAAGGAGACAGTTTACAGCTTGGTATTGACCTTGGCAAAAAGGATGGTGCGGCCAGCAAACAGGTGAATGAGCTTGGTTTTGCACTGAATCAGGAAGGTGTCGTCACGAAATGGAGATGGCGAGCTCCGGAAGGCGTTGCTACAGGATTATTGGAATCCGCTTCAGCAAACATCACCCGGGACGAGACGACCCATATTACTCATTATCAAATTACGCTGCCTTTTGCAGCACTTCATCAGGAAGGATATTCATTCCAACCTGACAAACCTATCGGTTTTGCATTGCTTGTCAATGAAAACGATGGCGAAGGACGATCAGGCTTTATGGAGTTTAATGGAGGGATCGGTACAAGTAAAGATGCACGATTATTCGGAAACTTGTATCTGCTTACGGGAGATTACGTGACATTGTTGGAGCAATCGGCCGAGGCGAGTGTCCATGCTGCGGAGCAAAAGAAAGATGTTACCTCTATAGATACAGCAGCCAACTTCGTCACTCTGCTACCTGGCGGCACGTTGAAGTCCTCATTACTCGTGAGACTCGCTGCTCTTACATCAGGTTCCAATCCGAATCCCGGGGGCCCCAATCCACAGCCAGGCTCGGGTTCTGGTTCGCAGCCAAGTGCTGGAGGGGGCTCTACGACTGGAGGGAAAAATGAACCAACACCCGCCGCTTCTGGTGCTGCAATGCAGCTTCAGCCCAAGCTGGATAAAGCTGCTGCATTGGCAACAGCCGAGCTCACCAACAAGATGATGGAGGATGCATTCAACCGCATCACCCCTGATCAGGACGGGAAAAAGAAGCTGATTGTAGACATCGAATCCGTGGATGGTGCTGCAGGGTATGCTCTGACACTTCCATCCAGCTTTTTTCAGGAAACACCATCTACCCATTGGCTGGAGATGCGAACAGCATGGGGAGTGCTGCTGGTTCCGAGCCATTTGCTGGCCAATACCCAAGGAACGATTGGAGAGCGTATTACCTTGGTATTAAGTAAGGCTGAACGAAGCTCTTGGAGTGACAAGCTGAAATCAGACTTAGGAGAGCGGCCTGCAATTTCATTATCTGTGATATCGGATGGCAAATCCGTTGCATGGCAAAATACCATTACGCCAATCACAGTAAATTTACCCTATCAACCTAATGTAACTGAACTGCTGGACCCGGAAAAACTCGCAGTACGACGTATCGCAGATGACGGGCAAATGATCCCCATTCCAAATGGGAAGTTCAACAAAAAATCGGAACAAATGATTTTCAAAACACGGCAAAACGGAGTTTACGCAATTACTCAGGATAATCGAACATTTCAGGATATACAGCAGCTATCATGGGCCCGCCATGCCATCGAAGTTCTAGTGTCCAAAGGGGTTATTCGTGGAATGTCAGAGGCAGAATATCAGCCTCAAACCATGATCCGCCGAGCAGATTTCGTAACTCTGCTTACCAATGCCTTAGAATTACAATCTGATCAGGGAACCAAGGTGGAACGCTTCGCGGATGTACCTGAGCATGTTTATTACGAACAGTCCGTAAATATCGCAAGAACGCTGGGCATCATTCAAGGGGCAGGCGCGGATCGATTCTCGCCATCGTCTCCAATTACCCGGGAAGAAGCAGCGGTTATGATCTACCGAGCTATGCAAGTTATCGGTATGCAGCCTCTTCCTGAAGGTGAATCCGGTCTGAATGACTATAAAGATGCTCATTTGATTAAGGCATATGCCCGCGATGCCATTGATTCATTAACCAGATCAACCATTATGGAAGGAAGCAATGGCAGCTTCCATCCGCAAGATACAATGACTCGTGCTGAGACCGCAGTGCTGCTGTATCGTTTATACAACCGTTTGCCTTAA
- a CDS encoding enolase C-terminal domain-like protein, giving the protein MAKITRIECIRTRHDGSWTIVKISTDQDGLYGLGSASDLYNPEAVIQVIEQLLAPLLVGRDASQIEDLWHLMHMSGYWRNGAILHTAIGGIDMALWDIKGKEANLPVYQLLGGACRSAVPCYGHAGGADISELKEDVSRFMEEGYTVIRVQMGGYGGGGFVSGEDANLPREPWSSGPVFDEHAYLHAIPDMFEKLRLEFGNGIQFTHDVHEHLSPIHAIQLSKRLEPYHLFFLEDALAPEQIGWYRQLRQQSATPQAVGELFVNPQEWTGLIQEKLIDFIRVRVSKAGGISACRKIAALGEAYGVRTAWQEGGENDPVNQAAAVHLDMALWNFGIQEINHFKAHELQAFPGHIVREGGYLYPSNKPGLGIELDEVKAKSLRSDAWDSNKYHRPYPLDRKADGTLVRP; this is encoded by the coding sequence TTGGCTAAAATTACACGGATAGAATGCATACGTACAAGACATGACGGAAGCTGGACCATTGTGAAGATTTCGACGGATCAGGATGGTCTTTACGGATTGGGTTCTGCTTCCGATCTTTATAATCCCGAAGCGGTGATACAGGTCATCGAGCAACTGCTGGCACCATTACTCGTAGGAAGGGATGCATCCCAGATTGAAGATTTGTGGCATCTCATGCATATGAGCGGATATTGGAGAAATGGGGCAATACTTCATACGGCCATTGGTGGAATTGACATGGCCCTGTGGGATATCAAGGGCAAGGAAGCGAATCTGCCGGTATATCAATTGTTAGGAGGGGCCTGCCGTTCGGCAGTTCCCTGTTACGGCCATGCCGGAGGTGCTGATATCAGCGAGTTGAAAGAAGACGTTTCTCGTTTTATGGAAGAAGGATACACGGTCATTCGAGTGCAAATGGGAGGCTACGGTGGCGGGGGATTTGTCAGCGGCGAGGACGCAAATTTGCCGCGCGAGCCCTGGAGCAGCGGTCCTGTATTCGATGAACATGCGTATCTGCATGCCATCCCTGACATGTTCGAGAAGTTGCGTCTGGAATTTGGTAATGGGATTCAGTTTACTCATGATGTGCATGAGCATCTATCTCCCATTCATGCCATTCAGCTGTCGAAGCGGCTGGAGCCTTATCATCTTTTCTTTCTGGAAGATGCACTTGCGCCGGAACAGATCGGATGGTATCGACAGCTTCGTCAACAGAGCGCTACACCGCAGGCCGTGGGAGAATTATTTGTTAACCCTCAGGAGTGGACCGGTCTGATTCAAGAGAAGTTGATCGATTTTATCAGAGTTCGGGTATCGAAAGCAGGCGGAATCAGCGCTTGTCGCAAGATCGCTGCGCTTGGCGAAGCCTACGGAGTACGAACAGCCTGGCAGGAGGGTGGGGAGAATGATCCTGTTAACCAGGCAGCTGCTGTCCATCTGGATATGGCCCTGTGGAACTTTGGTATCCAGGAAATCAATCATTTTAAAGCTCATGAGTTGCAAGCATTCCCGGGACATATCGTCAGAGAGGGCGGATATCTGTATCCTTCCAACAAACCGGGACTGGGCATTGAACTGGATGAAGTGAAGGCTAAATCATTACGAAGTGACGCGTGGGATTCCAACAAATATCATCGGCCGTATCCTCTGGACCGCAAAGCGGATGGGACATTGGTGCGACCCTAA
- a CDS encoding NAD(P)-dependent oxidoreductase yields the protein MKTIAVTGGGGKLGSQVIEKLQLQGHDVVSLDKHLSDRVRCRQIIVDLNDYGQVVGALAGVDAIIHLAAIPAPLHYPHTYIFANNTLSGYHVLEAASLLGIKKVVMGSSESSYGFAWANKPFAPDYFPVDEQHPQQPQECYGLSKIVNEVTAEMFHRRSGMQVISLRFSMIVGPGEYRHLAIAKAETFKHILWSYIDIRDAVDACLAALHADYDGAVHVNVTANDTLSDRQTTELLATFYPDVKDLRTPFSNREAIVSNGMVKDVLSWGGPMHSWADEEQEQLTRN from the coding sequence ATGAAGACGATTGCAGTTACAGGCGGAGGCGGAAAGCTGGGTTCACAGGTCATTGAGAAGCTGCAATTACAAGGTCATGATGTCGTATCGCTGGATAAACACCTGTCTGACCGGGTGCGTTGCAGACAGATTATTGTCGATCTGAACGATTATGGTCAAGTCGTGGGAGCACTTGCCGGAGTGGATGCGATTATCCATCTGGCAGCGATTCCTGCGCCGCTTCACTACCCACACACCTACATTTTCGCTAATAATACACTTTCCGGATACCATGTGCTGGAAGCAGCCTCTTTGCTCGGTATAAAAAAGGTAGTTATGGGCTCCAGTGAATCATCCTACGGATTTGCCTGGGCCAACAAACCCTTCGCTCCCGATTATTTCCCGGTGGATGAACAGCATCCGCAACAGCCGCAGGAATGTTACGGCCTGTCCAAGATCGTTAATGAGGTCACTGCCGAGATGTTTCATCGGAGAAGCGGGATGCAGGTGATTTCCCTCCGGTTTTCAATGATTGTTGGACCAGGAGAGTACAGACATCTGGCTATTGCGAAGGCGGAAACGTTCAAGCACATATTGTGGAGCTACATTGATATCAGGGATGCCGTGGATGCTTGTTTGGCTGCTCTGCACGCTGATTATGATGGGGCTGTTCACGTTAATGTTACTGCTAATGATACGTTAAGTGATCGCCAAACGACAGAATTGCTCGCCACCTTCTATCCCGATGTCAAAGATCTACGGACACCTTTCTCTAATCGAGAAGCCATTGTTAGTAATGGAATGGTGAAAGACGTTCTATCCTGGGGTGGTCCGATGCATTCGTGGGCGGATGAAGAACAGGAGCAGCTTACGCGCAACTAA
- a CDS encoding carbohydrate-binding protein, with protein MLNFMQKNKKVLAFASAALLILTLCLSISPSIVSAASAFNQTQASSYNSQSGVQLESSSEGGQNVAFIDNGDYIVFNNVDFGSGANSIDVRVASNNSGGTIEVRLDSLNGILAGTVAVPGTGGWQSWQTKSGSISGATGVHTVYLKFTGGTGNLFNLLWFKFSASASGSGGDVVGKLYAGYQGWFNAAGDGSPNGGWVHWSKNSSAPSANGNVNFELYPDLREYSKLYQTSLANLGNGSPAKLFSSYDQETVNKHFEWMQTYNIDGAALQRFGADESDTPNNWKSNRDSVAVKVKNAAESYNRKFYVMYDITGMNASNWVQAVKHDWTTNVVNNMHLPSSSAYAKQNGKMVVCIWGIGFTDRPGTAAEAADLIGWFKNQGIYVIGGVPTYWRTGNNDSRSDFMNVYKSLDMISPWSVGRFGNIQEADNFKTNLLQPDLAFTQQNGIDYQPVIWPGFAWSNMTGGAKNQIPRLHGDFMWRQAYNLKSIGINTGYIAMFDEYDEGTAVAKAAENSSMIPTNPYFLTLDADGIAVSSDFYLRLAGDINRMFKNQIPVTANHPTSHQ; from the coding sequence ATGCTAAATTTCATGCAAAAAAACAAGAAGGTTTTGGCTTTTGCAAGTGCGGCATTATTGATTCTTACGTTGTGTTTGTCTATTTCTCCTTCCATCGTATCAGCAGCTTCCGCGTTTAATCAAACACAGGCTTCCAGTTATAACAGTCAATCCGGAGTCCAACTGGAAAGTTCCAGCGAAGGAGGGCAAAATGTCGCATTTATCGACAACGGCGATTACATTGTATTCAACAATGTGGATTTTGGCAGCGGTGCCAATTCAATCGACGTGAGAGTGGCCAGTAATAACAGTGGCGGTACGATTGAGGTCCGTCTGGATAGCCTAAACGGGATACTTGCGGGTACTGTTGCAGTTCCAGGCACGGGTGGATGGCAATCCTGGCAAACCAAGTCGGGGTCGATCAGTGGTGCCACTGGTGTACACACGGTCTATCTTAAATTCACTGGCGGAACCGGAAATTTGTTCAACCTACTCTGGTTCAAGTTCAGTGCTTCCGCCTCAGGCAGCGGAGGCGATGTCGTAGGCAAACTGTATGCCGGGTATCAAGGCTGGTTCAACGCAGCCGGAGACGGTTCACCGAACGGGGGCTGGGTGCACTGGTCCAAAAATAGCAGTGCGCCATCAGCAAATGGCAACGTGAATTTCGAGTTGTATCCAGACCTTCGCGAATATTCCAAGCTGTATCAGACAAGTCTGGCGAACCTTGGTAATGGTTCTCCTGCCAAATTGTTTTCCTCATACGATCAGGAGACGGTCAACAAACATTTTGAGTGGATGCAAACCTACAATATCGACGGTGCAGCATTGCAACGGTTCGGCGCAGATGAGAGTGACACACCTAACAACTGGAAAAGCAACCGGGACAGCGTAGCCGTCAAGGTTAAAAATGCCGCGGAATCCTATAATCGCAAGTTCTATGTCATGTATGACATTACCGGCATGAATGCGAGCAATTGGGTACAGGCAGTTAAGCATGACTGGACGACCAATGTTGTGAACAACATGCACCTCCCATCATCTTCGGCCTATGCAAAGCAGAACGGCAAGATGGTTGTTTGTATCTGGGGTATTGGCTTCACGGATCGGCCAGGTACTGCAGCAGAGGCGGCCGATTTGATCGGTTGGTTCAAAAACCAGGGGATCTATGTCATCGGCGGCGTGCCTACGTATTGGAGAACGGGTAACAATGACTCCCGATCCGACTTCATGAACGTCTACAAATCGTTGGATATGATCTCGCCTTGGTCCGTTGGCCGCTTCGGTAATATTCAGGAAGCCGACAATTTCAAAACAAATTTACTTCAACCTGACCTGGCCTTCACCCAGCAGAATGGAATTGATTATCAGCCCGTTATCTGGCCGGGTTTCGCATGGTCCAACATGACCGGTGGTGCAAAAAACCAAATCCCGCGTTTGCATGGTGACTTCATGTGGAGGCAGGCCTACAACCTCAAGAGTATTGGTATCAATACCGGATATATTGCGATGTTTGACGAATACGATGAAGGTACTGCCGTTGCTAAGGCGGCAGAGAACAGCTCCATGATTCCAACCAATCCATATTTTCTAACGCTGGATGCCGACGGTATTGCCGTATCTTCAGACTTTTATCTCCGACTTGCAGGGGATATCAATCGCATGTTCAAAAACCAGATTCCAGTGACGGCAAACCATCCAACAAGTCATCAATAG